The Nocardia vinacea genome contains the following window.
AGGCGAAAAGCGTGGTGAATCTCGACTCGAGATGTAAAAAAGGATACCTTCGCAATGATGTATATGTCTTCGGCATCGGGTGGTGACTGATGAACTTCGAGCTCAGCGACGAGCAGACGATGTTGTGCGCTGCCTCGCGCGACCTACTGTCGGACCGGGCGCCGATCGAGACGTTACGGACCTGGATGGAACGCGACGAAGACGTCGACCCGCAGCTGTGGCGGCTCACCGCCGAGCTCGGTTGGCCCGGCCTGGCTCTACCCGAGGAGCACGGCGGTGCGGGCCAGGGGCTGGTCGAGCTGACACTGGTCGCGGAGGAGATCGGGCGCGGGCTCGGACGCGGCCCGTTTGTCTCGACCGCCGTCGTCGGTGCCGCGATCGCCGCCGCGGGTGCACCCGCACTGCGGGCCGAGGTGCTGCCCGCGCTTGCCGAGGGATCCGGTTGGGCCACTTGGGCTTTCGCTGAACCGCGGGCACCGTGGACGCTGGACGGGCTACAGGCCGAGGCCCGGGGCAACGGGGACGGGTTCATCCTCGATGGGGTCAAGACCGCGGTACAGGATGCGGGCGGTGCGCGTTGGCTGCTGGTCACCGCGCGGCACGAAGGCGTTCCGACATCATTTCTCGTCGACCGGGACAGCGCCGGGGTCACCGTCCGGCGTCAGCAGGTCCTGGATCTGACGCGCGCGTTCTACGAGGTCCGGCTCGAGCAAGTGCACGTCCCGGCCGAGCGCCGCCTCGAGGTCGGAGCCTGCGAGGTGCAATGGCTGCTCGACTACGCCTCGGTGCTGCGATGTGCCGATGCCCTCGGGGTCATGGCGCGCATGCTGGAACTCACCGTCGAATACACCGGGGCCCGCGTGCAGTTCGGTCGGCCGATCGGCACCTTCCAGGCCGTCAAGCACGCGTGCGCCGATATGGCGATGTTCGTGCACGGCGCCCGCGCGGCGACCTACTACGCGGCGATGGCCGCCGATGCCGATGACGCCACGCGCGCCGCATGCGTCGCCGCCTCCTATACCTCCTCCGCCGCCGGGGAGGTCACGGCCCGCGCCCTGCAGTTACACGGTGGTATCGGCTTCACCTGGGAGCACGACCTGCATCTCTACCTGCGCCGAGCCGAGACCGACGCCGTCCTCTACGGCGGCGTCACCGTCCATCGCGACCGGCTGTGCACCCTGCTGCAACAGTCCACCGCATCCGTCTGAGCGAGAAGGAATTCCATGGAAATCAAGGGTAAGAAGGTCGTCGTATTCGGCGGCGCCTCCGGCATGGGCCGGGCCAGTGCCGAACTGCTTGCGGCGCGCGGCGCTGATGTCGCGGTGCTCGACCGTCCCGGTACCGCGGGCGCCGAGGTCGCCGCCGCACTCGGCGCCAGCTTCCACCCCGTCGACATCACCGACTTCGCGGCGACCGAGCAGGCACTCGCCGACGCGGTGGATTCCCTTGGCGGACTGCATGTCTCGATCACCACGGCGGGCGGCGGCAAGGCCAAGCGCACGCTCGGCAAGGAAGGTCCGCACGACCTCGAGACCTTCCGTCAGGTGCTCGACCTCAACGCCGTCGCGACCTTCAACATCAGCAGGCTCGCCGCAGCGCATATGAGCCGCAACGAACCGGAGGATCCCGAGGAGACCGGCGAACGCGGCGTCATCATCAACACCTCGTCTATCGCGGCCTTCGAAGGCCAGATCGGTCAGGTCGCCTATGGCGCCGCCAAGGCCGCCATCGCGGGTATGTGCCTCACCATGGCCCGTGATCTCGGCTCCCTCGGCATTCGGGTGCTCGCTATCGCGCCCAGCCTGTTCGACACCGGTATAACCGTCAAAATCCCGGACGAGATGCGGGCGCAATTGGTCAAGGACGCCGCCTTCCCCAAACGGCTCGGCCGTCCGGAGGAGTACGCCAAACTCGCCCTCGCCATCATCGACAACCCCATGCTCAACGGCCAGTGCCTGCGCCTGGACGCCGGCCAGCGCTTCGCTCCGAGGTGATCGCGGTACCGAACGCGAAAGGTCAAGTCGAGCACCGAATTACGGTGTCTC
Protein-coding sequences here:
- a CDS encoding SDR family NAD(P)-dependent oxidoreductase, which codes for MEIKGKKVVVFGGASGMGRASAELLAARGADVAVLDRPGTAGAEVAAALGASFHPVDITDFAATEQALADAVDSLGGLHVSITTAGGGKAKRTLGKEGPHDLETFRQVLDLNAVATFNISRLAAAHMSRNEPEDPEETGERGVIINTSSIAAFEGQIGQVAYGAAKAAIAGMCLTMARDLGSLGIRVLAIAPSLFDTGITVKIPDEMRAQLVKDAAFPKRLGRPEEYAKLALAIIDNPMLNGQCLRLDAGQRFAPR
- a CDS encoding acyl-CoA dehydrogenase family protein, whose protein sequence is MNFELSDEQTMLCAASRDLLSDRAPIETLRTWMERDEDVDPQLWRLTAELGWPGLALPEEHGGAGQGLVELTLVAEEIGRGLGRGPFVSTAVVGAAIAAAGAPALRAEVLPALAEGSGWATWAFAEPRAPWTLDGLQAEARGNGDGFILDGVKTAVQDAGGARWLLVTARHEGVPTSFLVDRDSAGVTVRRQQVLDLTRAFYEVRLEQVHVPAERRLEVGACEVQWLLDYASVLRCADALGVMARMLELTVEYTGARVQFGRPIGTFQAVKHACADMAMFVHGARAATYYAAMAADADDATRAACVAASYTSSAAGEVTARALQLHGGIGFTWEHDLHLYLRRAETDAVLYGGVTVHRDRLCTLLQQSTASV